The following coding sequences lie in one Arachis stenosperma cultivar V10309 chromosome 5, arast.V10309.gnm1.PFL2, whole genome shotgun sequence genomic window:
- the LOC130983161 gene encoding probable pectate lyase 3: MAKVYNLFLSLCLAAIIPAFQANILDNTTYAKQHINLVDNEYWKERATIARKLSEEAYFPDPHALSRNFSSIIIEDIAGSKHVRRNLNGQRAGVACEATNNIDRCWRCDPNWADNRQKLVNCVQGFGRNTTGGKGGPIYIVTSPADNDMVNPKPGTLRHAVTRDGPLWIIFAHSMNIRLNQELMVSSNKTIDGRGVDIYITKGAGITLQYVNNVIIHGIKIHDIVPGTGGLIRDSESHFGFRTRSDGDGISIFGASNIWIDHVSMRKCSDGLIDAIMGSTAITISNSHFTDHNDVMLFGANDQHTIDKVMQITLVFNHFGKRLIQRMPRCRFGFVHVVNNDYTHWEMYAIGGSSKPTIISEGNRFVAPDNNNAKEVTKRVTNDDWKNWQWRSINDEFVNGAFFVQSGPELVKRPFSSKDMIVGKDGSYVQRLTSFAGSLKCRVGQPC; encoded by the exons ATGGCAAAGGTGTACAACTTGTTCCTTTCTTTGTGTTTGGCTGCCATAATACCAGCCTTCCAAGCCAATATCTTAGATAATACTACATATGCGAAACAACATATCAACTTGGTTGATAATGAATACTGGAAAGAAAGGGCAACAATTGCTAGGAAGCTTAGCGAAGAAGCATATTTTCCTGATCCACATGCACTTTCTAGAAACTTCTCCTCTATTATTATTGA AGACATAGCTGGTAGCAAGCATGTAAGAAGGAACTTGAATGGTCAAAGGGCAGGAGTTGCATGTGAGGCAACCAATAACATTGACAGATGTTGGAGGTGTGACCCCAATTGGGCAGATAATCGCCAAAAACTTGTAAATTGTGTTCAAGGTTTTGGAAGAAATACTACTGGAGGAAAGGGAGGTCCAATCTACATTGTTACTAGTCCTGCTGACAATGACATGGTTAATCCAAAACCCGGTACCCTTCGCCATGCAGTCACAAGAGATGGACCTTTGTGGATTATCTTTGCTCATAGCATGAATATTAGACTCAACCAAGAGCTCATGGTTTCTAGTAACAAGACTATTGATGGAAGAGGAGTTGATATCTACATTACTAAGGGTGCAGGCATCACTCTCCAATACGTCAATAATGTCATCATCCATGGAATCAAGATTCATGACATTGTTCCCGGTACCGGTGGACTTATTAGGGATTCTGAGAGCCATTTTGGGTTTAGGACACGCAGTGATGGTGATGGAATCTCCATCTTTGGTGCCAGCAATATTTGGATTGACCATGTTTCCATGAGGAAATGCTCCGATGGACTTATTGACGCCATTATGGGATCTACGGCCATTACCATCTCTAATAGTCATTTCACGGATCATAATGAC GTGATGCTCTTTGGTGCCAATGACCAACACACAATTGATAAGGTGATGCAAATCACCCTAGTTTTCAACCACTTTGGCAAGAGATTAATCCAAAGAATGCCAAGGTGCAGATTTGGATTTGTTCATGTTGTCAACAATGATTATACTCATTGGGAAATGTATGCCATTGGTGGTAGCAGCAAACCTACGATTATCAGTGAAGGAAATCGGTTCGTGGCTCCTGATAATAACAATGCTAAAGAG GTCACGAAGAGAGTAACCAATGATGATTGGAAGAATTGGCAATGGAGATCAATCAACGATGAGTTTGTTAATGGAGCATTCTTCGTACAATCTGGACCTGAACTAGTAAAGAGGCCATTCTCAAGCAAGGACATGATTGTAGGAAAGGATGGTTCATACGTGCAAAGACTTACTTCCTTTGCTGGCTCCCTTAAATGTAGAGTTGGTCAACCTTGCTAG